The sequence CCACTCGGTCTCGTTGCTGCCGGTGTTGATGAGATCGCCCGCGTGTACCGATCCCACAATATTTGGGGCGGCGGCCATGGCCTGCTTAACAACCTTTGGCCAGGTAGTATCCAAACCGATCTGTGCATCGCCAAAGTAGATGTACTGGAAATTCTTTGCGTTCGGATCTGCGGTCTTAAAGGTGTACCACGGGCTGTAGGAGCCCGCGTTACCCACCCGATAGGTGTAGCTGGTTGCCGGGGTGAGACCGGTGAGCTCTGCCGAGAAATGTGGCAGCGGGTTGTTATTTACCCGATCCACGAAGCGTGCGTCGATGCTGCGTACTTCGGTGCCAGCGGTTTCGCGGATCTCAACCACGCCGGTTTCCTCATTAGCGATTCCACCGAGCCAGGAAACGTACTGGGAAGTTTCCGGGGTTTCGGTCGGGGTGAGGATAACCCGCGATGGTGGTTCATGGTGCTCGGTGGTGTGCAGGCTCAGCTCTGGGAAATCCAAGTAGATGTCCGAGCTGACTTCACGGTCCTGGTGCAGGCTGACGGCCACAGTATTTTCTCCGTCAACCAGCACATCGGCTGGAATACGGAAGGTGCTGGTGACCGGGTCACCATTGGAACTACCCGCGTATTCCTGGTTGTTTTCGCCGGTGAGGCGATCGTCGAGAAAACCGGCAACCTTGGTGCCATTAACCCAGATGACTAGGGCATCGTCGTAGGTGGCTTCGCCGCTGAGTTCTACATACTGATCCGCTTGGCCGGCTTCAAGATCGAAGCTGGTGCGGAAGAAGTAGGTAGGGACGGTAGTCTTGCCCTGCTCGGGTAGATAGTGGTTCAGCAGAGTCTTAGGGGTGTAGGGGCCTACCGCACCCAATGAGCCGTTCTTGGCTCCGAAACTTCCCTTTGCGTTCTTCCATGTACTGTCATCGAAATCATTTTCGGTCCAGGCATTTAGCGAGCTAAGGCCAGCGGCTGGGTCGCTTCCATCGTCAAGGAATTTCCACTCGGTATCAGCAGTGGTGATGACGGTCTGATCTTCAATGTCAGTTTCAGGTGCAGCCAGTGCCGACTGGCCAGTAATAACTGTCGTTCCAAAAAGTGCCAACGCCATTGCGCCGACACCCGTTCGTTTAAGCCACGTTGTGGCTCGAGGATCTTGTCGCATCTCAACCTTCATCGCACGTTGTATAGATGATTCCCTCTCAGGTCGTTGAGGGGGCGTAATTCATCTAAGGCGATGGAACTAACCAGCTGGGTAACACCTAGTAAACGGCTGATTAATCTATTGGAAGTTGATGAACAGTGGGCAAAGTTGAGTTAATTCTTCGTTTGCTCATTCGGCCTGGCATGCCGTGCTTAAATCTTCGACGGTGTGGTGCGACTCAAAGGCACACCTTTGGATTGCCAGGCCTTCGGGCAACCCAAGGTGTGAATCCACGCGACGGTGGCAGTTCCTACGAGGCGGTGGTGAACTTATGACCTTCAGACAAAAGAATGTTTAGTGCAACGCCCTTCTTATCTTCGACCAATGAAGCTTCCCACTTGCTCTGGATCAAGGCCAGTAGTTCGTCTTTGTTCGTTGGTGCAACCGGCTGCTGGACCAGGAAACGGGCCACCTCACCGCGGGTGTGCTTGGCGAAGTGTGAAACTACTTTAGGTACTCCGTTGCGCAACTGGAAGACATTGACCGCAACGCTGTTGTCATTGGTTGGCTTATAAGCCGCAGCGTAGGTGCTCGACCGTGCATCAACGATCAGCTCATCCCCGGCGGCCGCATCTAATACGGGGGTCAGGCGTTTCTTCCACCAGCTGGCAAGCTTGCCCAAGGGTTCGAGCTTGACCGACATGGATAGGCGGTAGGGCGGAATGCGATCGGCAAAGCGAACGGCTCCCCACAGGGCGGAGATCACCAGGATGGACTCATCGGCTCGCTGCTGTGCGGCCTCATCCAGACTTGCGTAGTTCAAAGCTTCAAAGAGCACACCTGAATAAATATCGTGTGCTTTGGCGGCTGGTTCGGTGTGCAGAGAAATATTGCGAGCCACTTCATTGGCCAAGGTGGCGCCGACACCGAGGATCTCCATGGCGTCCTCGCGGGCTGACACCTCGGTCAGCGCAGCAAGTACCTGAGCGCGCTGCTCAGCAAGCTCCGGAAATGAAAGATCTTCGAATTCAAAGGGTGAGCCTTCGGTGTGGGCGTTCTTACCCTCGGAAGGCGGCAACAAAATAAGCACGCTTTCCAGCTTATCGGAAGATCATTCTTCTCCCCATCTGGGCAGTAATCTGTAGCTTTGGGCTTGTCAGTGTGTTCAGAGGCTCATGGTCACGGTCAGCGCAGGTGAACTTACGGGGCTAGAATAGTAACTGAATGGGATGGCCAGACGGTCGCGTGGCAAGTTATTGTCCCGAGGAACGTCCGGGCTCCGCAGAACAGGGTGGTGGGTAACGCCCACTCGGGGTAACCCGCAGGCTAGTGCCACAGAAAATAGACCGCCAGGTTTCCTGGTAAGGGTGAAACGGTGGTGTAAGAGACCACCAGCGCCCCAAGTGATTGGGGCGGCTAGGTAAACCCCACCCGGAGCAAGGTCAGACAGACTGCGTTACGAGGGCTGTTCGCCCCATGCAGTCGGGTGGACCGCTAGAGGCTGTCGGCAACGGCAGTCGTAGATAGATGACCGTCCCGCTTCGGCGCGACAAAACCCGGCGTATCGGCCATCCCATTCACACTCTTCCTTCCCGCGATTGC comes from Glutamicibacter arilaitensis Re117 and encodes:
- a CDS encoding YaaA family protein produces the protein MLILLPPSEGKNAHTEGSPFEFEDLSFPELAEQRAQVLAALTEVSAREDAMEILGVGATLANEVARNISLHTEPAAKAHDIYSGVLFEALNYASLDEAAQQRADESILVISALWGAVRFADRIPPYRLSMSVKLEPLGKLASWWKKRLTPVLDAAAGDELIVDARSSTYAAAYKPTNDNSVAVNVFQLRNGVPKVVSHFAKHTRGEVARFLVQQPVAPTNKDELLALIQSKWEASLVEDKKGVALNILLSEGHKFTTAS